A window of Ignavibacteria bacterium genomic DNA:
AAGATGCCCACGTGGAAATTATCCTTTATGATTTACTCGGCAGAAAAATTGCAACGCTCGTGAACGAAATAAAACCGGCAGGGTATTATTCGGTGGGCTGGAATGCAAGCGCAGTTTCCTCCGACGTGTATTTTGTGAAGATGCAAAGCGAGAACTTTTCAAAAATACACAAAGTGATGGTAATGAAGTAGAATTCTCTCAAGACCTAACAGGTTTTAAAAACCTGTTAGGTCGAGTATTTTTTTATGAACCACTAATTTCCAAAGAATGTTATGAAATACACTTTTCTTTTCATCGGGGTCGTAATGCTATTCGCATCGCAAACACAAAGTATTGCGCAACAACTACGCTCGTCGCTGCAAACAACTCCATCGCAACCGTTCTTTTTCAATAAGGATGCAGATTGGAAAACGGGTAATACATATACTGCTACTGTTGATTCTAATACCAATTGGGGAATCGAGAATTGGGGACCCATTATGCACTTTAACGACTCAGGAGATCTTATCAATAGTAGCGTATGGATTGCAAACGGCTATACGCATTTTACATATACACCATGGGGAAGATTATTTTATGCGCGTTCGAGCGATGGGGTAAACTTTAAAACACGTGAACTTTTCGACCGGCGGTTCTCGGGTATTGCTGTCGCTTATCTGGCGGTAACCGAACAATGCGTTATGATTTATTATTGGGTATTTATGAACGGTTTCGGTCACTCCCCGATTTATCTTATCCGTTCTTTCGATAATGGAGATACGTTTGATTCCGCGCGAGCAATTACGCAGGAATCGTTCGACGCATTTCCTGATTGTTATCCTGCCGTGTGGAACGATACGGTCGTTATCACTCTTACGTATTTTAATCGGAAAAAGATGCCAACTGGCGCATATTTCTATACATCTTACGATAACGGTTCGACGTGGAAAACATGGACTACGAAACTTCCTGTAACAGGATATTCGAGACAAATAGCATTAACATCTAGTAAACTTCATATGTTATATTCCAAGCGAAAGAATAACAAGAAGTATCGCGGAGGAGAAACGATGTATCTCTACTCGACAAACGGGGGAACGAAATGGAGCAAACATAACGACCGCGCGGCCCTTACCAAACTTGATGGCTACACATCGGATGATGCTCGAATAGCATCTTCCTATAAAGAAAATTTATACGTATGTTGGATAGACGGACAATTGGGAAGTACGGCTTTTGGGTTTACTGGGAGTGTGTTTTTTCGCAAATCAACGAATGCAGGAAAAACGTGGACACCGGAAGTCGCTCTCACTCAACGCCCTGATGCGGGAACTTCTTCTCTTGCAGTAGAAAGGAATGAAGGAAAAAACGTTGCGGTAGCATGGGACAAGATGCTGCATTTTCTTGACACTAATCAAATAATAGTGTGCATCTCGATGGATGGCGGGACTTTATGGTACCCGGAAGTAAATGTTAATCCAAATTCTTTCTTGGGAGTGGGCCCATCTGTTGCTGTGGGAACGGATCGTGTTACGGTTGTATGGAGTGAGGTTTCGCCCGTCAGTAGTCCCACGCATCCCTTTCTACGCTCTGCCGCACTACCTCAACGCAAGCCGTCTCCTCTTCTTCCTCCACAGAATATTGTTTCTCCCAGCACAACACAACTCGTGGGCAACTATCCGAATCCGTTTAATCCCGTTACGGTTATTCGTTACACGTTATCTGCACGCAGCACGGTAACGCTCAAAGTATATAATACGTTGGGGCAAGAAATAGCAGCGCTTCTTCTCAACAAAGAACAAAAAGAAGGTGTGTATGAAGAAACGTTCGACGCAAGTAATCTGGCATCGGGAATGTATTTCGCTCATCTCACAGTGGAAACGCTGTGGGGCGATAACCATCGGGAAGTGAAAAAGTTGGTAGTGGCAAAGTGATGGTAATGAAGTAGAATTCTCTCAAGACCTAACAGGTTTTCACGTAAAGTTGAAAAAAATTTCTTGGGAAAAAATGCTCAGCAGGTACATTTCTGCTCAGCATTTTTTTTTAACAATAACTCTACGCTTTTTATTTTACAAGGAACAATTTTCTTGTTTCAGAAATTTTTCCATTGACTCTCAAACGATAAAAATATACGCCAGCGGCGTATCCGCCTTTGGAGGACACGCCGCTTGCAAGTTTGCTTCCATCAAAGAGAATGCAATTTTCTCCTCTTTTTTTCAGAGTTTCGATTTCCTTCGGTTTTGTCTTTTTTATTTTAAACGTATTTTACCACTGTTTTTTGCAATTTCTTATTATCTCATAATCTCAATTTCACAAATACTTCCCTATGAAACACATTATTCTCTTTCTTCACTTCCTTTTCGTTTTCGGAAATCCAACTTCGTTTGCACAACAACGCACAAAAGAATACACGGTTGAAGATGTTATTACTTCGCCGTTGTTTCAAGGGAAATTCATTCGCGGAGTGCAATGGATTGAAAACGGAAAAGCATATTCGTTTCTTGAAACCGATTCGACAACTAAACGCACAAACGTAATGCGCTACGATGTTGAAAGCGGGAAAAAATCTCTGCTCATTGATGCGAACAAATTGAAAATGAAAGGCGATACAACAGCGTTCGCAATGCAAAATTATTTTTGGTCGAAAGATGAACGCTATATTATTTTTACCGGTTCACTCGTTGCGCGTTCGCTGAAAACCGGCGGAAATTTTTTCTTGTATGATGTGAAAAACGATGAGTTTATTCAAGTAACACATTCGGAAGAAGAACAAATGGTAATTCAGTTTTCGCCGGATTCAAAACGGATTGGCTTTGTGCGAGCGAATAATATTTTTGTGTACGACATTGCAACGAAAACCGAATCTCAGCTTACATTTGACGGAAGCGAGCACGTTCTTAACGGACATTTCGATTGGGTGT
This region includes:
- a CDS encoding T9SS type A sorting domain-containing protein, with product MKYTFLFIGVVMLFASQTQSIAQQLRSSLQTTPSQPFFFNKDADWKTGNTYTATVDSNTNWGIENWGPIMHFNDSGDLINSSVWIANGYTHFTYTPWGRLFYARSSDGVNFKTRELFDRRFSGIAVAYLAVTEQCVMIYYWVFMNGFGHSPIYLIRSFDNGDTFDSARAITQESFDAFPDCYPAVWNDTVVITLTYFNRKKMPTGAYFYTSYDNGSTWKTWTTKLPVTGYSRQIALTSSKLHMLYSKRKNNKKYRGGETMYLYSTNGGTKWSKHNDRAALTKLDGYTSDDARIASSYKENLYVCWIDGQLGSTAFGFTGSVFFRKSTNAGKTWTPEVALTQRPDAGTSSLAVERNEGKNVAVAWDKMLHFLDTNQIIVCISMDGGTLWYPEVNVNPNSFLGVGPSVAVGTDRVTVVWSEVSPVSSPTHPFLRSAALPQRKPSPLLPPQNIVSPSTTQLVGNYPNPFNPVTVIRYTLSARSTVTLKVYNTLGQEIAALLLNKEQKEGVYEETFDASNLASGMYFAHLTVETLWGDNHREVKKLVVAK